The sequence CTCACCGTGGCCGCCTACGCCGCGGCCGACGTCGGCACCACCGGCGCCGCGCAGGTCTACGTCGACGGCCAACCCTGGGGCCAGCAGCACGACCTCAACGGCGACTGGATCTACGTCACCGACGGCCCGAAGCTCTGCCCCGGCAAGTACGGCGACATCACCCGCGTGGAGATCCGGGCATGGCGCACCGGCGGCACCGGCAACGTCTACGCATGCGCCGCCGGCGCCATCGGCACGCAGACCCGCTAGCCCAACTCACCTTCGCCACAAGACCGTTCTCCCCGCGGCCCGCCGGCCCCGGGGCTTTTCCATGTCTGGAGACACCCCTATGTCGTGGTACCCCGCCGCCGAGCGAATCGAGCTGCAGCCCGAGAGCGACCAGCAGCCGGCCATCAACCCCACGCAGTTCATCGCCCACTCGATCGCGGCCGAGTGGGGGCCGCGCCGGATCTTCGAGTTCTGGCGCGACGACTCGAACCTCGAATCGCACTTCGGGCTCGGCTACGGCGGCGAGCTCGGCCAGTTCATCGGCACCGGCACCCGCGCGGACGCGAACGCGGCCGCCAACCGCCGGCCGGACGGGACGGGCGCCGTCTCGATCGAGACGGAGAGCAACAGCCAGCACAGCGACCCGTGGACCGAGCAGCAAATCGAGCAGCTCGTCGCGCTCGGCGTCTGGCTCCACCACGAGCACGGCATCCCGCTCCGGATCTGCCGCACCCCGGACGACCCCGGCTACGGCTACCACCGGCTCCACCGGTCGTGGTCCACCTCCGGCACGGCTTGCCCCGGCGACTCCAGGGTCGCGCAGTTCCACGACATCGTGTTCCCGCGCATCGTCGCCCGGGCGACCGGCACCGAACCGGACCCGGCCCCGCCGCAGCCGGCCCCCGACCCGCATCCGGCCGGGCCCGCCCGCTACCGGGCGACCATCGGCGGACTGGAGTACGGGTTCGGTGCGCACGGCCCACACGTTCGGCAGGTCGGCGAGGCACTCGTCTCCGCCGGCTACGGCCGGCACTACGCCGTCGGACCGGATGAGGACTGGCGGGACGCCGACACCCTGAACTACTCCGAGTGGCAGCAGTCGCTCGGCTACTCGGGAAGCGACGCGGACGGTGTCCCGGGCGAGCAGTCGCTGCGGCGCCTGCTCGGCGGCGCGCTGCCCGGCGAGCAGACGGTCGTCGACCTCGACCAGGTGGCCGCCGCCGCCCGCCGTGACCCCGGCCTCCCGCAGGGCGGCACCACCTACCCGGATGCCGTCCGGCCGGTCGAGGCCGCGCTCGCCGCCGAGGGCCTGCTCGACCCGCAGTGGGTCGGCGACGGCTCGTTCGGCGTCCGCACCGTCTCGGCCTACGCCCGGTGGCAGCAGCAGCTCGGCTACTCCGGCAACGGCGCCGACGGCGTTCCCGGCCGTGCCTCCCTCTCCGCGCTCGGCGCCCGGCACGGCTTCACCGTCCGCTGACCTCACCTGCCCGGCGCCGACCGGCCCCGGGCACCCCCAACAACAGGAGGCACCCGCCCATGACCGACGCCACCCGGCGCACCATCCGCACCGGCCTGCAGGCCCTGCTCGGCCTGCTCGCCGCGCTGCCCCTGCTCGTCTCCACCACCGGCATCCCCTCGACCCTGCCCGGCATCGCCGTCGCACTCACCGTGGCCGGAGCCGTCACCCGCGTGATGGCGCTGCCCGTCGTCGAGCAGCTGCTGCCCGTGTGGCTGCGCACCCCGCCGAAGGGGGACGACACCAAGTGATCACCGCTGCCGGCGCCAACCGACTCGACGACGTCCTGCTGTGGGCCGGCGCGCTGGTCACCCTCTCAACCGTGCTCGGACTCATCTGGCGCGCCACCCGCGGAACCCGCCACCTGGCGCAGCGCGTCGAGGACTTCGTCGACGACTGGACCGGCGTCCCCTCCCGCCCCGGAGTACCCGGCCGGCCCGGCGTCATGGCCCGACTCGACAAGATCGAGCACAAGCTCGCCGCCGTCGAGCACGAGCTGCACCCCAACTCCGGTAGCTCGCTCCGCGACGCCGTCGACCGCGTCGACCAGCGCACCGCCCACCTCGACCGCCCGTAGACAGCACAGCGCCCCCTGCACCGGCCACGGCCGGTACAGGGGGCGCTTTCGTCGTTGGGCGCAGAGATTAGAGAGTGCCGAAGTCGCCAGCACGGACGGCGGCGACAAAGGACTGCCAGGCAGAGGGCGAGAAGGTCAGCACTGGCCCCTCGGGGTCTTTCGAGTCGCGCACCTGGCCCCGGACCACGTCGTTGACCTCGATGCAGTCACCACCGCTGCCGTTGCTGTAACTACTCTTCCGCCACTCGTCGGACTGCATCGTTGAACTCCTTCAGTACCGCGCTGATCATTGCCTCGGAGTCTCGCGGCGAGAGCGCCTGAGCCCTAAGCAGATCGTAGAGTGCACGGCGGTGTCGCACCTCGTCCGGATCTTCGAAGAGGTAGCCCGACCGGCTGCCCTCCTCGTACGCCACAACTTCCCCATCGGGGAGACTGAGCAAGGTGAGCGAGCCACCCATCTCAGAGTGCTCGCCGGAGGAGTACGACAGTATCTGAATCCTCACATGCGGCAGCCGGCTGACTTCGAGCAGTCGCTGCAGTTGGACGACCATCACCTCGGGACCACCGATGCATCTATGCAACGCGCCCTCGTCAAGGATGAACCAGTAGCGGCACTCTGGGCTCTTGGAGTGCAGACGTTCCTGCCGACGCATTCGCGTGTCAAGCCACTCGGCAATCTCCTGTGGTGTGGCGTAGGGCTCGCCCGCATGCAGCACGGCGCTTGCGACGTCAGCCGTCTGCAGCAGGCCCGGAATGGTGACCGTGTACTGCTCGTGCTCCAGAGCGGTCTCGGCGAGTTCCATGAAATGACGGTACTGGTCGGGCACGTCATCCCTGCGCGCGAGACCGAACAGGCGCAGGAAGTGCCCGTCCGTAAGGAAAGCGGCGTCCAGAAGTTCTGAGAGCCCCTCCGGCGGCTTGGACTGGCCACGCTCGATCCGTGACAGGTAGCCCTTGGAGAACTTGACGATCTTCGCCAGAGTCCCGAGCGACATGTCATCCGCCAGCAAGCGATACCGCCGAATCTCGGAACCGTAGAAGTCACGTGCGGAACGATCCGGCTGCAAGTCGTTCGGCTGGAAGACCATCGCGTGCGCCTCCTCATGTTGCCAATGCAGCACGCAACATGCCGCAGCTTCCCAGCGTACCGCCGACGCGTCACGCTGGAAGCACAGTCAGTGAGAAGCACGGAGCGCCACAGCAGCCACGGAGCAACGATTATGACGGATGATCAGATCATTCCCTCTGGCGGGACGCCACACGCACCGCTGGTGGACGAGCGGACGATGCCGCCGTGCACCTGCCGTGAGTGCAGCACCGGAACGCCCGCCGCGGACCCCGTCGTGATCGCGCCCCGTTTCGTGAACGGCGACCCGCACAAGACCACGCAGAAGCCGCTCGCGAACCCCTTCGACGCGCCGACCGGCGCCCTCGTCTACGACGTGCTGACCGGCCGCATGGGGGTGGTCATGGCGCGGGTTGGTCGCACGGTCCACCTGCGGCCGGAGGGCGGCGGGTGCGAGTGGGAGACGGACAGCCGGTTCATCGACCGCCTACCCGTGCGCACGACGGCGGACTCGCACCGTCCGCTCGTCGACGCGGTGCGGCACCCCGGCACCGAGAGCCCGCGCACGCTCGACCGCTCCAACCTCCCGCCCCCCGCTTCCGCCGCGTGATGATGCGGGCCGTCACGCAGTGAATACACCGGCACCGATCCCTCAGGTCGGCGCCGGCACCGTCCGGCCCGGGCAGCCTCCCCGGCGCCCAGACCTGCGGCCGGACACCGCACTCGTCGCTGCCCGACGTCTGCGGCCGCCGCCCGTTCCCCCCGGCGGGCGGCAGATCTCCAGCGCGCGCCTCGCGGAGGTGGCGCAGCGCTGGAACGCGCTCCGGAGTTTCGTCATGGGCCCTCCGTCGAGCGCGCCGTCCCTGCCGGCCACCGTCGGGAATCACCGGCCGGCAGGGACACCGCCTCCCCGATCACCCGCCCCGTTCGTCGCGTGACAGGCCACCTGCGGGGCGGGACCAACCACCGGCCGCCTGCGCGACCGGTTGGGTGCACCATCCCCTCGCCCTGGTGACATGACAGTGGACGGCATGGACGACCGGGGCGAGGGGCCTCCCTTTCACCTACACACACCAGGACCACCCCTATGGCCCTACTCCCCCTTTTCAGCCAGCCGAAGCCACGCCCACCGGGCAGCGAGCCGACGGCCGCCCAGCGCGAAGAGCTGATCAATCGCTATAAGGGCGGCGAAACCTTGGACGCGCTGAGCAAGGAGATCGGCCGGTCGGACGCCTGGCTGCGCATACGGCTTTCGCGGTGGGGCGTTCACATCCGGAACCGATCCGAGGCGCAGTTGCTGCGTCACCAGCGCAAGGAGGGGGCTGGCGCCGCCCGGACCGTGACGGCGCCCACCGGCACCCACCGAGGCGCGTCCACGTCGTAACCCCTCTCCCTCCCCACGAGCTCCCGCTCACTGAGCGGGCCGCCCTGCATCCACTGCAGGGCCATCCCTTCGGTTCGCCACAGCGAACCCTGACACCGAATAGGAGACGAGCAATGGGCGCTGTTCCCGTCCCCGGCTACAACCCGCCGTCGCTCCCGGGCCTGCACTGGGAGAAGTCGAGCAGGTCGAACAAGCAGCAGTTGGACGACTCGATCGGCCTGGCCGTGACCGCAGACGGCGGGATCGCCATCGGCATCACGACCGACCCGGCGCAGGTCCCGCTCATCGCGACCCGAACGAAGCTGCAGGCGTTCGTCGAGGGCGCCAAGGCCGGCGAGTTCGACCACCTGATCTCCGCCTGATCCACCCATCTCCCATGGGTTCCCGCGGCGGCGCGCAGCCGCGGGAACCCCTCCCCCAGAGCGCGCACGTCTGGAGCTTGCATGTCCGTTCTGCGTCAGCTCGGAGCCACCACCGACGAGTTCACCGACGGGTGGCCCGACATCCCCACCGTCCACGACGCCAACCGGGCCTACCTCGCCACGCTGTTCGACCACAGCGACGCGCGACGCATCGTGACCGACCCGGCGGTGCGCCCGATCGAGCTCGGCATGGTGCGCCAGGGCGCCCCGACCCCGACGCAGCCGGACGCCGACCATCCCACCGAGACACTCGTGTTGAACGGTCTGCACCTCACGTGGCCGCCGCTGAACGCCGCCGCACGGCAGCTCGCCGCCGAGCTCGGCCACCCCGTCACCGCCAACGTGTACCGCACCCCGCCCAACTCTGCTGGCTACGGACCGCACTGGGATACCCATCACGTCCTGCTCGCACAGGTCGAGGGCGAGAAGGCATGGCGGCTTCACCCGCCCGTCGTCGACGATCCCCTCGACCGCCACCGCTGGACCGCCGTCGGCTTCACCCCGGAGCAGTTCGATCGCGTCCATCAGGATGCCGAGACGATCACCTTGTCGGCCGGCCAAGTGCTCTACATCCCCCGCGGGTGGGTGCACTTCGGTGCCACCGGCGCCGAGCACTCCCTGCACATCACCTTCGGCGTACAACTGCTGACCCGGCATTGGGTCCTGCAGCACCTGCTCGACCAGGCCGCCGAGTCCGCCCCGCTCCGCGCCGCCCTGCCCCCCGCGCTGAGCGAGCACCCCATCGAGGCCATCGTCGACGACGCCCGGAAGCAACTCGCCGCGTTCCTCGCCGACCTCGACCCCGCCAAAGCCGGTGATCCGATCTCCACGCAGCAGCAGCTCGCCGTACTGGGGGTCCGACGCTGACCGGCTCGCCCTCGTCTGTCACCCATGGCCGTCACCGCCGCAAGTGCCACCGGTGCAACGCCAGTTCGCCCCGGTTCTACGACCACGAGACCCGCGAAAACTGGTGCA comes from Streptomyces sp. TLI_053 and encodes:
- a CDS encoding peptidoglycan-binding protein, giving the protein MSWYPAAERIELQPESDQQPAINPTQFIAHSIAAEWGPRRIFEFWRDDSNLESHFGLGYGGELGQFIGTGTRADANAAANRRPDGTGAVSIETESNSQHSDPWTEQQIEQLVALGVWLHHEHGIPLRICRTPDDPGYGYHRLHRSWSTSGTACPGDSRVAQFHDIVFPRIVARATGTEPDPAPPQPAPDPHPAGPARYRATIGGLEYGFGAHGPHVRQVGEALVSAGYGRHYAVGPDEDWRDADTLNYSEWQQSLGYSGSDADGVPGEQSLRRLLGGALPGEQTVVDLDQVAAAARRDPGLPQGGTTYPDAVRPVEAALAAEGLLDPQWVGDGSFGVRTVSAYARWQQQLGYSGNGADGVPGRASLSALGARHGFTVR
- a CDS encoding DUF397 domain-containing protein, yielding MQSDEWRKSSYSNGSGGDCIEVNDVVRGQVRDSKDPEGPVLTFSPSAWQSFVAAVRAGDFGTL
- a CDS encoding helix-turn-helix transcriptional regulator produces the protein MVFQPNDLQPDRSARDFYGSEIRRYRLLADDMSLGTLAKIVKFSKGYLSRIERGQSKPPEGLSELLDAAFLTDGHFLRLFGLARRDDVPDQYRHFMELAETALEHEQYTVTIPGLLQTADVASAVLHAGEPYATPQEIAEWLDTRMRRQERLHSKSPECRYWFILDEGALHRCIGGPEVMVVQLQRLLEVSRLPHVRIQILSYSSGEHSEMGGSLTLLSLPDGEVVAYEEGSRSGYLFEDPDEVRHRRALYDLLRAQALSPRDSEAMISAVLKEFNDAVRRVAEE
- a CDS encoding DUF397 domain-containing protein; the protein is MGAVPVPGYNPPSLPGLHWEKSSRSNKQQLDDSIGLAVTADGGIAIGITTDPAQVPLIATRTKLQAFVEGAKAGEFDHLISA
- a CDS encoding cupin domain-containing protein; this translates as MSVLRQLGATTDEFTDGWPDIPTVHDANRAYLATLFDHSDARRIVTDPAVRPIELGMVRQGAPTPTQPDADHPTETLVLNGLHLTWPPLNAAARQLAAELGHPVTANVYRTPPNSAGYGPHWDTHHVLLAQVEGEKAWRLHPPVVDDPLDRHRWTAVGFTPEQFDRVHQDAETITLSAGQVLYIPRGWVHFGATGAEHSLHITFGVQLLTRHWVLQHLLDQAAESAPLRAALPPALSEHPIEAIVDDARKQLAAFLADLDPAKAGDPISTQQQLAVLGVRR